One Ricinus communis isolate WT05 ecotype wild-type chromosome 2, ASM1957865v1, whole genome shotgun sequence DNA segment encodes these proteins:
- the LOC125369186 gene encoding wall-associated receptor kinase-like 22, protein MDRIITTGKLHIILIQLWLNQALLATAAGPVCQESCGDITFPFPFGIGKGCYMSEMFEIVCNDSFTPPKPFLTSINMELLLDPSIGSERITVNSPVISSNCSNKSSTSTEVSLLGTSFLFSNESNRFTTIGCDSYAMLTQSGNTVGGCLSICRDNSSSGCYGLNCCQTTIPPYVQSFEVNITNPFNSDGDGRDRCKSAFMVSQNWLASKSTNLDEVRQMDHVPAVLDWANDQGYCDISKNPNITCTSRYCWAQLTENQFCICRQCEDVGKCTNPKNYYYCQLKCMYNRGGYNCPCPVEHHKEYSICYPDSAFAGKSRIKTILIGCGSGLGLLLLIIGIWLSYKIIKRRRATKLKQKFFKRNGGLLLEQQLSSTESHVEQTKVFTSKELEKATDNYHTSRILGQGGQGTVYKGMLTDGRVVAIKKSKLVDEDKLDQFINEVVILSQINHRNVVKLTGCCLETEVPLLVYEFIPNGTLFQYIQNPNKEFPITWEMRLRIATEVAGALAYLHSAASMPIYHRDIKSSNILLDEKYRAKVADFGTSKSIAIEQTHVATLVQGTFGYLDPEYFQSSQFTEKSDVYSFGVVLVELLTGQKPISSLRSVEERSLATYFLMTMEENRLFEILDARVLKEGGREEIIAMAKMAEKCLNLNGKKRPKMKTVAIELEGIRSSQGVSSTIQQDYEEVDYVVGDYTASWDVASSSTGSLNSTTIRARFDVKPLLPSNNTS, encoded by the exons ATGGATAGAATAATTACGACAGGGAAACTTCACATCATTTTGATACAACTATGGCTAAACCAAGCACTACTGGCAACAGCTGCAGGGCCAGTATGTCAAGAATCCTGCGGGGATATTACCTTTCCATTCCCGTTTGGAATTGGAAAAGGCTGTTATATGAGTGAGATGTTTGAGATAGTTTGCAACGATTCTTTTACACCTCCAAAACCTTTCTTAACAAGCATCAACATGGAATTGCTGCTCGATCCATCAATAGGTTCAGAAAGGATTACAGTCAATAGCCCAGTTATTAGTTCCAATTGCAGCAACAAGTCCTCAACTAGTACTGAGGTTTCCCTGTTAGGcacttctttccttttctcgAACGAGTCTAATAGATTTACAACCATAGGTTGTGACAGTTATGCTATGCTTACTCAGAGTGGAAACACGGTCGGAGGGTGCTTGTCTATCTGTAGAGACAATAGCTCAAGTGGCTGCTATGGCCTTAACTGCTGTCAGACCACAATTCCACCTTATGTCCAATCTTTTGAAGTAAACATAACAAACCCTTTTAATAGTGATGGAGATGGTCGTGATAGGTGCAAGTCTGCTTTCATGGTTAGCCAGAATTGGCTTGCATCGAAATCAACAAACCTTGATGAAGTGCGACAAATGGATCATGTGCCAGCAGTGCTTGACTGGGCAAATGATCAAGGCTATTGTGATATTAGTAAGAATCCAAACATCACTTGTACCTCAAGGTATTGCTGGGCACAACTAACCGAAAATCAATTTTGTATTTGTAGACAATGTGAAG ATGTGGGCAAATGCACAAATCCAAAGAACTATTACTACTGTCAATTGAAATGCATGTATAACCGAGGAGGCTACAACTGCCCTTGTCCTGTTGAGCATCATAAAGAGTACAGCATTTGCTACCCTGATAGCGCTTTTGCTGGAAAATCTCGAATCAAGACCATCCTTATAG GTTGTGGATCAGGACTCGGACTCCTGCTATTAATCATCGGTATATGGTTATCCTACAAGATAATAAAGAGAAGACGAGCTACGAAGCTCAAACaaaaatttttcaaaaggaATGGCGGGTTGTTACTAGAACAACAACTGTCTTCTACAGAAAGTCATGTCGAGCAAACAAAAGTATTCACTTCCAAGGAATTGGAGAAGGCAACTGACAACTATCATACGAGTCGTATCCTTGGACAAGGAGGTCAAGGGACTGTCTATAAAGGAATGTTGACGGATGGAAGAGTTGTTGCTATTAAGAAGTCCAAATTAGTGGATGAAGACAAGCTCGATCAATTTATCAATGAGGTCGTGATTCTTTCACAAATCAACCACAGAAATGTTGTCAAATTGACCGGATGTTGCTTGGAGACAGAAGTTCCTTTACTGGTGTATGAGTTCATTCCTAATGGAACACTCTTCCAATATATACAAAATCCAAACAAAGAGTTCCCAATTACATGGGAAATGCGTCTGCGGATTGCTACTGAAGTTGCAGGTGCTCTAGCATATTTGCATTCAGCAGCTTCTATGCCTATTTATCATCGAGATATCAAGTCCTCAAACATACTTTTGGATGAGAAGTATAGAGCAAAAGTAGCGGACTTTGGCACTTCGAAATCAATTGCAATTGAACAAACACATGTGGCAACTCTAGTACAAGGAACTTTCGGATACTTGGATCCTGAGTACTTTCAATCAAGCCAATTCACAGAGAAGAGTGATGTTTACAGCTTTGGAGTGGTACTTGTGGAGCTTTTAACAGGGCAAAAACCCATATCGTCATTGCGCTCAGTGGAAGAGAGAAGTTTAGCTACATATTTTCTAATGACAATGGAAGAGAATCGTCTGTTTGAAATTCTTGACGCTCGAGTTCTCAAGGAGGGTGGAAGAGAAGAGATTATTGCAATGGCTAAGATGGCAGAAAAATGCTTGAACTTGAACGGGAAAAAAAGGCCTAAAATGAAGACTGTGGCAATAGAGTTAGAAGGGATTAGATCATCTCAAGGAGTTTCTTCAACAATTCAACAAGATTATGAAGAGGTTGATTATGTTGTTGGTGACTATACTGCATCATGGGATGTTGCTTCATCTTCAACTGGGTCGCTGAATAGCACCACCATACGTGCCCGTTTTGATGTGAAACCACTACTACCTTCCAATAACACCTCAtga
- the LOC8281696 gene encoding queuine tRNA-ribosyltransferase catalytic subunit 1, with amino-acid sequence MALRFEVLGRFNRARAARLTLPHFVCQTPLFMPVGTQGTIKGLTTNQLEEIGCQIILGNTYHLALRPTSELIDELGGLHKFMNWPRALLTDSGGFQMVSLLHLADITEKGVTFQSPVDGKPMLLTPEESIHIQNRIGADIIMALDDVVRTTITGPRIEEAMYRTLRWIDRCIAAHKRPNEQNLFGIVQGGLDPVLRDICVRGLVDRNLPGYAIGGLAGGEDKDSFWRVVAQCTAALPEDKPRYVMGVGYPLDIVVCSALGADVYDCVYPTRTARFGTALVPEGVLKLKHSAMADDTRPIDPTCACMVCKKYTRAYIHCLVTKDAMGSQLLSYHNLYYMMKLSRDLHSSIVEGRFPEFVCNFLQKMFPKGDIPDWVCNAMEVAGIDISSCCAPFFSLKD; translated from the exons ATGGCACTTCGTTTTGAG GTTTTAGGGAGGTTTAATCGTGCTCGTGCAGCTCGACTTACACTCCCCCACTTTGTGTGCCAGACTCCTTTATTTATGCCTGTGGGAACTCAAG GGACAATTAAAGGTTTGACAACCAACCAGCTTGAGGAGATTGGTTGTCAAATCATTCTTGGGAATACGTATCATTTAGCTCTCCGTCCTACTtctgagctgattgatgaatTGGGGGGTCTCCATAAATTTATGAACTGGCCTCGAGCACTGCTTACTGATTCTGGCGGCTTCCAGATG GTATCATTGTTGCATTTGGCTGATATCACAGAGAAGGGCGTGACATTTCAG TCACCAGTGGATGGAAAACCAATGCTTCTAACACCTGAGGAATCGATCCATATCCAA AACAGAATTGGTGCAGATATTATTATGGCTCTTGATGATGTAGTAAGAACCACCATTACTGGTCCACGGATTGAAGAGGCCATGTATCGTACACTTCGATGGATAGATAGATGTATAGCAG CACACAAGAGACCAAATGAACAAAATTTATTTGGCATTGTTCAAGGTGGTTTGGATCCTGTGTTAAG GGATATATGTGTTAGAGGCTTGGTGGATCGCAATTTACCTGG CTACGCAATTGGTGGTCTAGCAGGTGGTGAAGATAAAGATTCATTTTGGCGTGTTGTTGCTCAATGTACTGCTGCATTACCTGAAGATAAACCACGATATGTTATG GGTGTTGGTTATCCTCTGGATATTGTTGTCTGCAGTGCTTTAGGTGCCGATGTGTATGACTGTGTGTATCCTACTCGTACCGCTCGATTTGGCACAGCTCTTGTACCAGAG GGGGTGCTGAAGCTAAAACATAGTGCAATGGCTGATGATACACGTCCCATTGATCCTACATGTGCCTGCATG GTTTGCAAGAAGTATACAAGGGCCTACATTCACTGCCTCGTTACAAAAGATGCTATGGGATCACAGCTTTTGTCATATCACAATTTGTATTACATGATGAAG CTTAGCAGAGATCTACACTCATCAATTGTTGAGGGACGATTTCCAGA gTTTGTCTGTAATTTTCTCCAGAAAATG TTTCCAAAAGGTGATATCCCTGACTGGGTCTGCAATGCCATGGAGGTTGCTGGAATTGATATCTCATCTTGCTGCGCTCCATTCTTTTCGCTCAAGGATTAG
- the LOC8281695 gene encoding homeobox-leucine zipper protein ATHB-6, translated as MKRFSSPESFAALLSISSSKEEKTTQKSNQVYSREFQAMLDSLEEEDCTEETTLTTTEKKRRLSMDQVKALEKNFEVENKLEPERKIRLAEELGLQPRQVAIWFQNRRARWKTKQLEREYVTLKTNYEALKLDYNNLERDNESLNLQLKELKAKMREGNAESSQSVKEECPVSESENNASVQSQSHEFSDNNNSNGSFKDNISDLSSHTLMNWIQLSDSRAILGNGYQVYQPHLVKLEEHHSLFNIEESCNFLSVDQAPTLHWHFTEQ; from the exons ATGAAGAGGTTCAGTTCCCCGGAATCATTTGCTGCTTTACTCTCCATCTCTTCTTCAAAAG AGGAAAAGACTACTCAAAAATCAAACCAAGTATACAGTAGAGAGTTTCAAGCAATGTTGGATAgtctagaagaagaagactgCACCGAGGAAACTACTCTTACAAcaactgaaaagaaaagaaggttAAGCATGGATCAAGTTAAGGCCTTAGAGAAGAATTTTGAAGTAGAAAACAAGCTTGAGCCAGAGAGAAAGATCAGATTAGCAGAAGAATTAGGTCTGCAACCAAGACAAGTGGCTATTTGGTTCCAAAACCGCCGCGCCCGCTGGAAGACTAAGCAATTGGAGAGAGAATATGTGACCCTTAAGACCAATTATGAAGCACTAAAACTTGATTACAATAATCTTGAAAGAGATAATGAATCTCTAAATCTACAG cTAAAGGAATTGAAAGCTAAGATGAGGGAAGGAAATGCAGAGAGCAGTCAGTCTGTCAAAGAAGAGTGTCCTGTTTCAGAATCAGAGAACAATGCTTCAGTTCAGAGTCAGAGTCATGAATTCAGTGACAATAACAATTCTAATGGTTCCTTTAAAGACAATATCAGTGATTTGTCTTCACATACATTGATGAATTGGATTCAGTTATCTGATTCAAGAGCTATTTTGGGTAATGGTTATCAAGTATATCAACCTCATCTTGTGAAACTAGAAGAGCATCATAGTTTGTTTAATATTGAAGAGTCGTGCAATTTCTTATCAGTTGATCAAGCTCCCACCTTGCACTGGCACTTCACTGAGCAGTAG
- the LOC8281694 gene encoding 39S ribosomal protein L41-A, mitochondrial — protein sequence MALGLILGIGRAFRRKRTSSLDILSSKRAPRDYYKGKNCKPTGFHTRKGGYVIVPEKLPNYVVPDLTDFKVTFLHPSLKNYRRTTNPKRV from the exons ATGGCATTGGGTTTAATACTGGGGATAGGAAGGGCATTTCGAAGAAAGAGAACGTCGTCGTTGGATATTCTGTCGTCAAAACGCGCTCCTCGTGATTATTATAAGGGAAAGAATTGCAAGCCTACTGGTTTTCACACTCGCAAAG GTGGCTACGTTATTGTACCCGAGAAATTGCCGAACTATGTTGTACCTGATTTGACTGACTTCAAGGTAACTTTTCTCCACCCATCTCTGAAGAATTACCGGAGAACGACGAATCCAAAGAGGGTTTAG
- the LOC8281693 gene encoding thylakoid lumenal 29 kDa protein, chloroplastic isoform X1: protein MTYDKASKSGGPNGSIRFSSEISRPENEGLAAALNMLEEAKEEIDSYSKGGPISFADLIQCAAAQSAVKSTFLASAIRKCGGNEEKGTLLYSAYGSNGQWGLFDKQFGRSDTQEPDPEGRVPQWEKATVQEMKDKFKAIGFGPRQLAVMSAFLGPDQAATEALLATDPDVLPWVQKYQRSRETVSQTDYEVDLITTLTKLSSLGQQINYEAYTYPV, encoded by the exons ATGACTTATGATAAG GCTTCCAAATCTGGGGGCCCAAATGGATCCATACGTTTCAG TTCAGAGATAAGCAGACCTGAAAACGAGGGACTTGCTGCAGCTTTGAATATGTTAGAGGAAGCAAAGGAGGAGATAGACTCATATTCGAAGGGTGGACCCATCTCCTTTGCAGATCTTATCCAATGTGCAG CAGCACAAAGCGCGGTTAAGTCTACATTTCTAGCTTCTGCCATCCGCAAGTGTGGAGGTAATGAAGAGAAAGGAACATTATTGTACTCTGCGTATGGCTCAAATGGACAG TGGGGATTGTTTGATAAGCAATTTGGACGGTCAGATACCCAGGAGCCAGATCCAGAGGGAAGGGTTCCTCAATGGGAAAAAGCAACTGTACAGGAAATGAAAGACAAGTTTAAAGCTATCGGCTTTGGTCCCCGCCAg CTAGCTGTTATGTCTGCATTCCTTGGTCCAGATCAAGCAGCTACTGAGGCCTTACTGGCCACTGACCCAGATGTTTTGCCATGGGTTCAGAAGTACCAGCGTAGTCGAGAAACTGTTTCTCAGACAGATTATGAA GTTGATCTGATAACTACTCTCACCAAATTAAGTTCCTTGGGCCAACAAATCAATTATGAAGCATACACATATCCTGTCTGA
- the LOC8281693 gene encoding thylakoid lumenal 29 kDa protein, chloroplastic isoform X2, with product MTYDKASKSGGPNGSIRFSSEISRPENEGLAAALNMLEEAKEEIDSYSKGGPISFADLIQCAAQSAVKSTFLASAIRKCGGNEEKGTLLYSAYGSNGQWGLFDKQFGRSDTQEPDPEGRVPQWEKATVQEMKDKFKAIGFGPRQLAVMSAFLGPDQAATEALLATDPDVLPWVQKYQRSRETVSQTDYEVDLITTLTKLSSLGQQINYEAYTYPV from the exons ATGACTTATGATAAG GCTTCCAAATCTGGGGGCCCAAATGGATCCATACGTTTCAG TTCAGAGATAAGCAGACCTGAAAACGAGGGACTTGCTGCAGCTTTGAATATGTTAGAGGAAGCAAAGGAGGAGATAGACTCATATTCGAAGGGTGGACCCATCTCCTTTGCAGATCTTATCCAATGTGCAG CACAAAGCGCGGTTAAGTCTACATTTCTAGCTTCTGCCATCCGCAAGTGTGGAGGTAATGAAGAGAAAGGAACATTATTGTACTCTGCGTATGGCTCAAATGGACAG TGGGGATTGTTTGATAAGCAATTTGGACGGTCAGATACCCAGGAGCCAGATCCAGAGGGAAGGGTTCCTCAATGGGAAAAAGCAACTGTACAGGAAATGAAAGACAAGTTTAAAGCTATCGGCTTTGGTCCCCGCCAg CTAGCTGTTATGTCTGCATTCCTTGGTCCAGATCAAGCAGCTACTGAGGCCTTACTGGCCACTGACCCAGATGTTTTGCCATGGGTTCAGAAGTACCAGCGTAGTCGAGAAACTGTTTCTCAGACAGATTATGAA GTTGATCTGATAACTACTCTCACCAAATTAAGTTCCTTGGGCCAACAAATCAATTATGAAGCATACACATATCCTGTCTGA
- the LOC8281693 gene encoding thylakoid lumenal 29 kDa protein, chloroplastic isoform X5, with product MTYDKASKSGGPNGSIRFSSEISRPENEGLAAALNMLEEAKEEIDSYSKGGPISFADLIQCAAAQSAVKSTFLASAIRKCGGNEEKGTLLYSAYGSNGQWGLFDKQFGRSDTQEPDPEGRVPQWEKATVQEMKDKFKAIGFGPRQLAVMSAFLGPDQAATEALLATDPDVLPWVQKYQRSRETVSQTDYEVSTSKLI from the exons ATGACTTATGATAAG GCTTCCAAATCTGGGGGCCCAAATGGATCCATACGTTTCAG TTCAGAGATAAGCAGACCTGAAAACGAGGGACTTGCTGCAGCTTTGAATATGTTAGAGGAAGCAAAGGAGGAGATAGACTCATATTCGAAGGGTGGACCCATCTCCTTTGCAGATCTTATCCAATGTGCAG CAGCACAAAGCGCGGTTAAGTCTACATTTCTAGCTTCTGCCATCCGCAAGTGTGGAGGTAATGAAGAGAAAGGAACATTATTGTACTCTGCGTATGGCTCAAATGGACAG TGGGGATTGTTTGATAAGCAATTTGGACGGTCAGATACCCAGGAGCCAGATCCAGAGGGAAGGGTTCCTCAATGGGAAAAAGCAACTGTACAGGAAATGAAAGACAAGTTTAAAGCTATCGGCTTTGGTCCCCGCCAg CTAGCTGTTATGTCTGCATTCCTTGGTCCAGATCAAGCAGCTACTGAGGCCTTACTGGCCACTGACCCAGATGTTTTGCCATGGGTTCAGAAGTACCAGCGTAGTCGAGAAACTGTTTCTCAGACAGATTATGAAGTTAGTACTTCAAA GTTGATCTGA
- the LOC8281693 gene encoding thylakoid lumenal 29 kDa protein, chloroplastic isoform X3, protein MIRLPNLGAQMDPYVSEISRPENEGLAAALNMLEEAKEEIDSYSKGGPISFADLIQCAAAQSAVKSTFLASAIRKCGGNEEKGTLLYSAYGSNGQWGLFDKQFGRSDTQEPDPEGRVPQWEKATVQEMKDKFKAIGFGPRQLAVMSAFLGPDQAATEALLATDPDVLPWVQKYQRSRETVSQTDYEVDLITTLTKLSSLGQQINYEAYTYPV, encoded by the exons ATGATAAG GCTTCCAAATCTGGGGGCCCAAATGGATCCATACGTTTCAG AGATAAGCAGACCTGAAAACGAGGGACTTGCTGCAGCTTTGAATATGTTAGAGGAAGCAAAGGAGGAGATAGACTCATATTCGAAGGGTGGACCCATCTCCTTTGCAGATCTTATCCAATGTGCAG CAGCACAAAGCGCGGTTAAGTCTACATTTCTAGCTTCTGCCATCCGCAAGTGTGGAGGTAATGAAGAGAAAGGAACATTATTGTACTCTGCGTATGGCTCAAATGGACAG TGGGGATTGTTTGATAAGCAATTTGGACGGTCAGATACCCAGGAGCCAGATCCAGAGGGAAGGGTTCCTCAATGGGAAAAAGCAACTGTACAGGAAATGAAAGACAAGTTTAAAGCTATCGGCTTTGGTCCCCGCCAg CTAGCTGTTATGTCTGCATTCCTTGGTCCAGATCAAGCAGCTACTGAGGCCTTACTGGCCACTGACCCAGATGTTTTGCCATGGGTTCAGAAGTACCAGCGTAGTCGAGAAACTGTTTCTCAGACAGATTATGAA GTTGATCTGATAACTACTCTCACCAAATTAAGTTCCTTGGGCCAACAAATCAATTATGAAGCATACACATATCCTGTCTGA
- the LOC8281693 gene encoding thylakoid lumenal 29 kDa protein, chloroplastic isoform X4: MIRLPNLGAQMDPYVSEISRPENEGLAAALNMLEEAKEEIDSYSKGGPISFADLIQCAAQSAVKSTFLASAIRKCGGNEEKGTLLYSAYGSNGQWGLFDKQFGRSDTQEPDPEGRVPQWEKATVQEMKDKFKAIGFGPRQLAVMSAFLGPDQAATEALLATDPDVLPWVQKYQRSRETVSQTDYEVDLITTLTKLSSLGQQINYEAYTYPV; encoded by the exons ATGATAAG GCTTCCAAATCTGGGGGCCCAAATGGATCCATACGTTTCAG AGATAAGCAGACCTGAAAACGAGGGACTTGCTGCAGCTTTGAATATGTTAGAGGAAGCAAAGGAGGAGATAGACTCATATTCGAAGGGTGGACCCATCTCCTTTGCAGATCTTATCCAATGTGCAG CACAAAGCGCGGTTAAGTCTACATTTCTAGCTTCTGCCATCCGCAAGTGTGGAGGTAATGAAGAGAAAGGAACATTATTGTACTCTGCGTATGGCTCAAATGGACAG TGGGGATTGTTTGATAAGCAATTTGGACGGTCAGATACCCAGGAGCCAGATCCAGAGGGAAGGGTTCCTCAATGGGAAAAAGCAACTGTACAGGAAATGAAAGACAAGTTTAAAGCTATCGGCTTTGGTCCCCGCCAg CTAGCTGTTATGTCTGCATTCCTTGGTCCAGATCAAGCAGCTACTGAGGCCTTACTGGCCACTGACCCAGATGTTTTGCCATGGGTTCAGAAGTACCAGCGTAGTCGAGAAACTGTTTCTCAGACAGATTATGAA GTTGATCTGATAACTACTCTCACCAAATTAAGTTCCTTGGGCCAACAAATCAATTATGAAGCATACACATATCCTGTCTGA
- the LOC8281693 gene encoding thylakoid lumenal 29 kDa protein, chloroplastic isoform X6: MLEEAKEEIDSYSKGGPISFADLIQCAAAQSAVKSTFLASAIRKCGGNEEKGTLLYSAYGSNGQWGLFDKQFGRSDTQEPDPEGRVPQWEKATVQEMKDKFKAIGFGPRQLAVMSAFLGPDQAATEALLATDPDVLPWVQKYQRSRETVSQTDYEVDLITTLTKLSSLGQQINYEAYTYPV; the protein is encoded by the exons ATGTTAGAGGAAGCAAAGGAGGAGATAGACTCATATTCGAAGGGTGGACCCATCTCCTTTGCAGATCTTATCCAATGTGCAG CAGCACAAAGCGCGGTTAAGTCTACATTTCTAGCTTCTGCCATCCGCAAGTGTGGAGGTAATGAAGAGAAAGGAACATTATTGTACTCTGCGTATGGCTCAAATGGACAG TGGGGATTGTTTGATAAGCAATTTGGACGGTCAGATACCCAGGAGCCAGATCCAGAGGGAAGGGTTCCTCAATGGGAAAAAGCAACTGTACAGGAAATGAAAGACAAGTTTAAAGCTATCGGCTTTGGTCCCCGCCAg CTAGCTGTTATGTCTGCATTCCTTGGTCCAGATCAAGCAGCTACTGAGGCCTTACTGGCCACTGACCCAGATGTTTTGCCATGGGTTCAGAAGTACCAGCGTAGTCGAGAAACTGTTTCTCAGACAGATTATGAA GTTGATCTGATAACTACTCTCACCAAATTAAGTTCCTTGGGCCAACAAATCAATTATGAAGCATACACATATCCTGTCTGA
- the LOC8281689 gene encoding uncharacterized protein LOC8281689, protein MGYLKRSKDSAAVPRTKPDGRCKKHPKHKQSPGVCSICLSEKLSQLSTTSSSSRATSSMDSLSSSSSLSSYSSSSCSSCSSPMHRYRPGHEGKGSFSFLLSGKNVLTRSRSLVFISRTKIRGNKEKVDNDHKIKKTGFWSKLRLRPKNKGMEEGLVHSRTIEERMTMSFSTRVN, encoded by the coding sequence ATGGGATATTTGAAGAGATCAAAGGATTCCGCTGCTGTCCCTCGAACAAAGCCAGATGGTAGATGCAAGAAGCACCCAAAACACAAGCAATCCCCTGGGGTTTGCTCCATTTGTTTGAGTGAAAAGCTTTCTCAGCTTTCAACTACTAGCTCCTCATCACGTGCTACTTCCTCTATGGATTcgctttcttcttcttcttcattgtcttcttattcttcttcttcatgttcttcttgttcttctcCAATGCATCGTTATCGTCCTGGTCATGAAGGGAAAGGATCTTTTTCATTCTTGTTAAGTGGCAAGAATGTGCTCACCAGGAGTAGATCTTTGGTTTTTATTTCAAGAACTAAAATCAGAGGCAACAAAGAGAAGGTTGATAATGATCATAAGATCAAGAAAACTGGGTTTTGGTCTAAGTTACGACTACGTCCAAAGAATAAGGGAATGGAGGAGGGTTTAGTGCACTCGAGAACCATTGAGGAAAGGATGACGATGAGTTTCAGTACTAGGGTTAATTGA